A single genomic interval of Odontesthes bonariensis isolate fOdoBon6 chromosome 3, fOdoBon6.hap1, whole genome shotgun sequence harbors:
- the sulf2a gene encoding extracellular sulfatase Sulf-2a isoform X2: MAGGGLLPPLPLLLFLLLVGILPETQGSGYLSGYRLRSRLQKDRQSRNIRPNIILILTDDQDIELGSMQAMNKTRHIMEKGGTHFSNAFSTTPMCCPSRSSILTGKYVHNHHTYTNNENCSSPSWQAHHEPHTFAVHLNNSGYRTAFFGKYLNEYNGSYVPPGWKEWVALVKNSRFYNYTLCRNGVREKHSSNYPKDYLTDIITNDSINYFRTSKRIYPHRPVMMVLSHVAPHGPEDSAPQYSSAFPNASQHITASYNYAPNPDKHWILRYTGPMKPVHMQFTNMLQRRRMQTLLSVDDCVQKVYNMLLETGELDNTYLIYTSDHGYHIGQFGLVKGKSMAYEFDIRVPFYVRGPNVEQGSINPHIVLNIDLAPTLLDMAGIDIPAEMDGKSILKLLATDRPVNRFQLNRKSKSWRDSFLVERGKPPHKRADGKEMAQEENFLPKYQRVKDLCQKAEYQTSCQQPGQKWQCVEDPTGKLRLYKCKGMASLFAPRMQAMMASSDSQLSLTSNSDICNCGDMGFKTSILKKKRLLSKKKMKSSKSVSRRRWARSVSFELDGDLYAVELERSYQPLRPRNSSWSIYRRRGAGNDEDGEEFSGMGITSKPTASNKLTTPAALKVTHRCSILMNDTVYCDGGLYKSLQAWKDHKLHIEHEIETLQTKIKNLREVKGHLKKVRPEECQCDPSSYSLKNKEAYRIDVGQTRSLRIPSKQKTQWLQKEQKRRKKLRKFLKRLQNNDTCSMPGLTCFTHDNHHWQTAPFWTMGSFCACTSANNNTYWCLRTINDTHNFLFCEFATGFLEYFDLNIDPYQLINAVSTLDRNALSSMHQQLMDLRGCKGHKQCSPEKGGKERNHFSEYRPVHRRKRPKVKKPSSKSLGQIWEGWVG, from the exons ATGGCTGGAGGGGGGCTCCTTCCCCCTCTTccacttcttctctttctacTCCTGGTGGGAATCCTTCCTGAGACCCAAGGCTCTGGTTACCTGTCTGGTTATCGGCTTAGGTCTCGTTTGCAGAAGGACCGCCAAAGTCGCAACATCCGACCCAATATCATTCTTATTCTCACTGATGATCAGGACATAGAACTGG GCTCAATGCAGGCCATGAACAAAACGCGGCACATCATGGAAAAAGGCGGCACGCATTTTTCCAATGCTTTCTCCACCACACCCATGTGCTGCCCGTCCCGTTCATCTATCCTGACCGGGAAGTACGTGCACAACCATCACACTTACACCAACAACGAGAACTGCTCCTCACCCTCGTGGCAGGCACACCATGAGCCGCACACCTTTGCTGTGCACCTCAACAATTCTGGCTACAGGACAG CCTTTTTTGGAAAGTATCTGAATGAGTACAATGGCTCCTATGTGCCCCCCGGATGGAAAGAATGGGTAGCATTGGTGAAAAACTCCCGCTTCTACAACTACACACTTTGCAGAAATGGAGTACGAGAGAAACACAGCAGTAACTATCCGAAG GACTACCTGACAGACATCATTACCAATGACAGCATCAACTACTTCCGTACGTCTAAGAGGATATATCCTCACCGGCCTGTCATGATGGTCCTGAGCCATGTTGCTCCACACGGTCCAGAGGACTCTGCCCCGCAGTACAGCTCTGCCTTCCCCAACGCATCGCAGCACAT AACCGCCAGCTACAACTATGCTCCCAACCCAGACAAGCACTGGATACTCCGCTACACTGGACCTATGAAGCCCGTCCACATGCAGTTCACTAACATGCTTCAGCGAAGGAGGATGCAGACGCTGCTGTCTGTGGATGACTGTGTGCAGAAG GTGTATAACATGCTGCTGGAGACTGGAGAACTGGACAACACCTACCTCATTTACACCTCAGACCATGGTTACCATATTGGCCAGTTCGGTTTGGTGAAGGGCAAATCAATGGCTTATGAGTTTGATATCCGCGTGCCATTTTATGTACGAGGACCTAATGTGGAGCAAGGTTCCAT TAATCCTCACATAGTGCTAAACATTGACCTGGCACCGACTCTGCTGGACATGGCTGGTATTGATATACCTGCAGAAATGGATGGCAAGTCTATCCTCAAGCTGCTGGCCACAGACCGGCCAGTCAATAG GTTCCAGTTGAACAGGAAAAGTAAATCGTGGAGAGATTCATTTCTGGTGGAGAGAGG GAAACCTCCGCACAAGAGAGCTGATGGGAAGGAAATGGCCCAGGAGGAGAATTTCCTGCCAAAATACCAGAGGGTGAAAGACTTGTGCCAGAAAGCAGAGTATCAGACCTCCTGCCAGCAGCCAGGACAG AAGTGGCAGTGTGTGGAGGACCCAACTGGCAAGCTGAGGCTGTATAAGTGTAAGGGCATGGCTAGTCTGTTTGCCCCACGTATGCAGGCTATGATGGCCAGCAGTGACTCTCAGCTGTCTCTCACGTCCAACTCTGACATCTGTAACTGCGGTGATATGGGCTTCAAAACATCTATCCTGAAGAAGAAGAGACTGCTAAGCAAAAAGA AGATGAAATCCAGTAAGTCTGTGTCCAGGAGGCGCTGGGCCCGCTCTGTCTCGTTTGAGCTGGACGGAGACCTGTATGCTGTAGAACTAGAGAGGAGCTATCAACCCCTGCGACCCAGGAACAGCAGCTGGAGCATATACAGGAGAAGAGGAGCAGGGAACGACGAAGACGGGGAAGAATTCAGTGGGATGGGAATTACATCCAAACCCACCGCTAGCAACAAACTTACAACACCTGCTGCCCTTAAAGTCACTCACAG GTGCTCCATCCTTATGAATGACACAGTTTATTGTGACGGGGGCCTCTATAAATCCCTTCAAGCATGGAAAGACCACAAACTGCACATTGAACATGAG ATTGAAACTTTGCAAACCAAAATCAAGAACCTGcgtgaggtcaaaggtcacctgAAAAAGGTGCGGCCAGAAGAATGTCAGTGTGACCCTTCCAG TTATTCCCTCAAGAATAAAGAGGCTTATCGAATCGATGTGGGACAAACCCGCTCGCTCAG AATCCCATCCAAGCAGAAAACTCAGTGGCTTCAGAAGGAACAGAAACGCAGAAAAAAACTGCGGAAATTCCTCAAGAGGCTTCAGAACAACGACACCTGCAGCATGCCTGGCCTTACCTGCTTCACCCATGACAACCATCACTGGCAGACTGCCCCCTTCTGGACAA TGGGTTCATTCTGTGCGTGCACCAGTGCCAACAACAACACATACTGGTGCCTCAGGACCATCAATGACACACACAACTTCCTGTTCTGTGAATTTGCCACCGGCTTCCTGGAATACTTTGACCTCAATATTGACCCATACCAG CTGATAAATGCTGTCAGCACTCTCGACCGCAATGCTCTGAGTTCAATGCATCAACAGCTCATGGACTTACGGGGCTGTAAAGGCCATAAGCAATGCAGCCCAGAGAAGG GAGGAAAGGAGCGAAACCACTTCAGTGAATACAG GCCAGTTCATCGTCGAAAGAGGCCAAAAGTGAAGAAGCCCTCCTCCAAATCACT GGGGCAGATTTGGGAAGGATGGGTTGGCTAA
- the sulf2a gene encoding extracellular sulfatase Sulf-2a isoform X1, whose amino-acid sequence MAGGGLLPPLPLLLFLLLVGILPETQGSGYLSGYRLRSRLQKDRQSRNIRPNIILILTDDQDIELGSMQAMNKTRHIMEKGGTHFSNAFSTTPMCCPSRSSILTGKYVHNHHTYTNNENCSSPSWQAHHEPHTFAVHLNNSGYRTAFFGKYLNEYNGSYVPPGWKEWVALVKNSRFYNYTLCRNGVREKHSSNYPKDYLTDIITNDSINYFRTSKRIYPHRPVMMVLSHVAPHGPEDSAPQYSSAFPNASQHITASYNYAPNPDKHWILRYTGPMKPVHMQFTNMLQRRRMQTLLSVDDCVQKVYNMLLETGELDNTYLIYTSDHGYHIGQFGLVKGKSMAYEFDIRVPFYVRGPNVEQGSINPHIVLNIDLAPTLLDMAGIDIPAEMDGKSILKLLATDRPVNRFQLNRKSKSWRDSFLVERGKPPHKRADGKEMAQEENFLPKYQRVKDLCQKAEYQTSCQQPGQKWQCVEDPTGKLRLYKCKGMASLFAPRMQAMMASSDSQLSLTSNSDICNCGDMGFKTSILKKKRLLSKKNSSVSSYAEMKSSKSVSRRRWARSVSFELDGDLYAVELERSYQPLRPRNSSWSIYRRRGAGNDEDGEEFSGMGITSKPTASNKLTTPAALKVTHRCSILMNDTVYCDGGLYKSLQAWKDHKLHIEHEIETLQTKIKNLREVKGHLKKVRPEECQCDPSSYSLKNKEAYRIDVGQTRSLRIPSKQKTQWLQKEQKRRKKLRKFLKRLQNNDTCSMPGLTCFTHDNHHWQTAPFWTMGSFCACTSANNNTYWCLRTINDTHNFLFCEFATGFLEYFDLNIDPYQLINAVSTLDRNALSSMHQQLMDLRGCKGHKQCSPEKGGKERNHFSEYRPVHRRKRPKVKKPSSKSLGQIWEGWVG is encoded by the exons ATGGCTGGAGGGGGGCTCCTTCCCCCTCTTccacttcttctctttctacTCCTGGTGGGAATCCTTCCTGAGACCCAAGGCTCTGGTTACCTGTCTGGTTATCGGCTTAGGTCTCGTTTGCAGAAGGACCGCCAAAGTCGCAACATCCGACCCAATATCATTCTTATTCTCACTGATGATCAGGACATAGAACTGG GCTCAATGCAGGCCATGAACAAAACGCGGCACATCATGGAAAAAGGCGGCACGCATTTTTCCAATGCTTTCTCCACCACACCCATGTGCTGCCCGTCCCGTTCATCTATCCTGACCGGGAAGTACGTGCACAACCATCACACTTACACCAACAACGAGAACTGCTCCTCACCCTCGTGGCAGGCACACCATGAGCCGCACACCTTTGCTGTGCACCTCAACAATTCTGGCTACAGGACAG CCTTTTTTGGAAAGTATCTGAATGAGTACAATGGCTCCTATGTGCCCCCCGGATGGAAAGAATGGGTAGCATTGGTGAAAAACTCCCGCTTCTACAACTACACACTTTGCAGAAATGGAGTACGAGAGAAACACAGCAGTAACTATCCGAAG GACTACCTGACAGACATCATTACCAATGACAGCATCAACTACTTCCGTACGTCTAAGAGGATATATCCTCACCGGCCTGTCATGATGGTCCTGAGCCATGTTGCTCCACACGGTCCAGAGGACTCTGCCCCGCAGTACAGCTCTGCCTTCCCCAACGCATCGCAGCACAT AACCGCCAGCTACAACTATGCTCCCAACCCAGACAAGCACTGGATACTCCGCTACACTGGACCTATGAAGCCCGTCCACATGCAGTTCACTAACATGCTTCAGCGAAGGAGGATGCAGACGCTGCTGTCTGTGGATGACTGTGTGCAGAAG GTGTATAACATGCTGCTGGAGACTGGAGAACTGGACAACACCTACCTCATTTACACCTCAGACCATGGTTACCATATTGGCCAGTTCGGTTTGGTGAAGGGCAAATCAATGGCTTATGAGTTTGATATCCGCGTGCCATTTTATGTACGAGGACCTAATGTGGAGCAAGGTTCCAT TAATCCTCACATAGTGCTAAACATTGACCTGGCACCGACTCTGCTGGACATGGCTGGTATTGATATACCTGCAGAAATGGATGGCAAGTCTATCCTCAAGCTGCTGGCCACAGACCGGCCAGTCAATAG GTTCCAGTTGAACAGGAAAAGTAAATCGTGGAGAGATTCATTTCTGGTGGAGAGAGG GAAACCTCCGCACAAGAGAGCTGATGGGAAGGAAATGGCCCAGGAGGAGAATTTCCTGCCAAAATACCAGAGGGTGAAAGACTTGTGCCAGAAAGCAGAGTATCAGACCTCCTGCCAGCAGCCAGGACAG AAGTGGCAGTGTGTGGAGGACCCAACTGGCAAGCTGAGGCTGTATAAGTGTAAGGGCATGGCTAGTCTGTTTGCCCCACGTATGCAGGCTATGATGGCCAGCAGTGACTCTCAGCTGTCTCTCACGTCCAACTCTGACATCTGTAACTGCGGTGATATGGGCTTCAAAACATCTATCCTGAAGAAGAAGAGACTGCTAAGCAAAAAGA ATTCCTCTGTCTCGTCTTACGCAGAGATGAAATCCAGTAAGTCTGTGTCCAGGAGGCGCTGGGCCCGCTCTGTCTCGTTTGAGCTGGACGGAGACCTGTATGCTGTAGAACTAGAGAGGAGCTATCAACCCCTGCGACCCAGGAACAGCAGCTGGAGCATATACAGGAGAAGAGGAGCAGGGAACGACGAAGACGGGGAAGAATTCAGTGGGATGGGAATTACATCCAAACCCACCGCTAGCAACAAACTTACAACACCTGCTGCCCTTAAAGTCACTCACAG GTGCTCCATCCTTATGAATGACACAGTTTATTGTGACGGGGGCCTCTATAAATCCCTTCAAGCATGGAAAGACCACAAACTGCACATTGAACATGAG ATTGAAACTTTGCAAACCAAAATCAAGAACCTGcgtgaggtcaaaggtcacctgAAAAAGGTGCGGCCAGAAGAATGTCAGTGTGACCCTTCCAG TTATTCCCTCAAGAATAAAGAGGCTTATCGAATCGATGTGGGACAAACCCGCTCGCTCAG AATCCCATCCAAGCAGAAAACTCAGTGGCTTCAGAAGGAACAGAAACGCAGAAAAAAACTGCGGAAATTCCTCAAGAGGCTTCAGAACAACGACACCTGCAGCATGCCTGGCCTTACCTGCTTCACCCATGACAACCATCACTGGCAGACTGCCCCCTTCTGGACAA TGGGTTCATTCTGTGCGTGCACCAGTGCCAACAACAACACATACTGGTGCCTCAGGACCATCAATGACACACACAACTTCCTGTTCTGTGAATTTGCCACCGGCTTCCTGGAATACTTTGACCTCAATATTGACCCATACCAG CTGATAAATGCTGTCAGCACTCTCGACCGCAATGCTCTGAGTTCAATGCATCAACAGCTCATGGACTTACGGGGCTGTAAAGGCCATAAGCAATGCAGCCCAGAGAAGG GAGGAAAGGAGCGAAACCACTTCAGTGAATACAG GCCAGTTCATCGTCGAAAGAGGCCAAAAGTGAAGAAGCCCTCCTCCAAATCACT GGGGCAGATTTGGGAAGGATGGGTTGGCTAA
- the sulf2a gene encoding extracellular sulfatase Sulf-2a isoform X4 has protein sequence MAGGGLLPPLPLLLFLLLVGILPETQGSGYLSGYRLRSRLQKDRQSRNIRPNIILILTDDQDIELGSMQAMNKTRHIMEKGGTHFSNAFSTTPMCCPSRSSILTGKYVHNHHTYTNNENCSSPSWQAHHEPHTFAVHLNNSGYRTAFFGKYLNEYNGSYVPPGWKEWVALVKNSRFYNYTLCRNGVREKHSSNYPKDYLTDIITNDSINYFRTSKRIYPHRPVMMVLSHVAPHGPEDSAPQYSSAFPNASQHITASYNYAPNPDKHWILRYTGPMKPVHMQFTNMLQRRRMQTLLSVDDCVQKVYNMLLETGELDNTYLIYTSDHGYHIGQFGLVKGKSMAYEFDIRVPFYVRGPNVEQGSINPHIVLNIDLAPTLLDMAGIDIPAEMDGKSILKLLATDRPVNRFQLNRKSKSWRDSFLVERGKPPHKRADGKEMAQEENFLPKYQRVKDLCQKAEYQTSCQQPGQKWQCVEDPTGKLRLYKCKGMASLFAPRMQAMMASSDSQLSLTSNSDICNCGDMGFKTSILKKKRLLSKKKMKSSKSVSRRRWARSVSFELDGDLYAVELERSYQPLRPRNSSWSIYRRRGAGNDEDGEEFSGMGITSKPTASNKLTTPAALKVTHRCSILMNDTVYCDGGLYKSLQAWKDHKLHIEHEIETLQTKIKNLREVKGHLKKVRPEECQCDPSSYSLKNKEAYRIDVGQTRSLRIPSKQKTQWLQKEQKRRKKLRKFLKRLQNNDTCSMPGLTCFTHDNHHWQTAPFWTMGSFCACTSANNNTYWCLRTINDTHNFLFCEFATGFLEYFDLNIDPYQLINAVSTLDRNALSSMHQQLMDLRGCKGHKQCSPEKGGKERNHFSEYRGQIWEGWVG, from the exons ATGGCTGGAGGGGGGCTCCTTCCCCCTCTTccacttcttctctttctacTCCTGGTGGGAATCCTTCCTGAGACCCAAGGCTCTGGTTACCTGTCTGGTTATCGGCTTAGGTCTCGTTTGCAGAAGGACCGCCAAAGTCGCAACATCCGACCCAATATCATTCTTATTCTCACTGATGATCAGGACATAGAACTGG GCTCAATGCAGGCCATGAACAAAACGCGGCACATCATGGAAAAAGGCGGCACGCATTTTTCCAATGCTTTCTCCACCACACCCATGTGCTGCCCGTCCCGTTCATCTATCCTGACCGGGAAGTACGTGCACAACCATCACACTTACACCAACAACGAGAACTGCTCCTCACCCTCGTGGCAGGCACACCATGAGCCGCACACCTTTGCTGTGCACCTCAACAATTCTGGCTACAGGACAG CCTTTTTTGGAAAGTATCTGAATGAGTACAATGGCTCCTATGTGCCCCCCGGATGGAAAGAATGGGTAGCATTGGTGAAAAACTCCCGCTTCTACAACTACACACTTTGCAGAAATGGAGTACGAGAGAAACACAGCAGTAACTATCCGAAG GACTACCTGACAGACATCATTACCAATGACAGCATCAACTACTTCCGTACGTCTAAGAGGATATATCCTCACCGGCCTGTCATGATGGTCCTGAGCCATGTTGCTCCACACGGTCCAGAGGACTCTGCCCCGCAGTACAGCTCTGCCTTCCCCAACGCATCGCAGCACAT AACCGCCAGCTACAACTATGCTCCCAACCCAGACAAGCACTGGATACTCCGCTACACTGGACCTATGAAGCCCGTCCACATGCAGTTCACTAACATGCTTCAGCGAAGGAGGATGCAGACGCTGCTGTCTGTGGATGACTGTGTGCAGAAG GTGTATAACATGCTGCTGGAGACTGGAGAACTGGACAACACCTACCTCATTTACACCTCAGACCATGGTTACCATATTGGCCAGTTCGGTTTGGTGAAGGGCAAATCAATGGCTTATGAGTTTGATATCCGCGTGCCATTTTATGTACGAGGACCTAATGTGGAGCAAGGTTCCAT TAATCCTCACATAGTGCTAAACATTGACCTGGCACCGACTCTGCTGGACATGGCTGGTATTGATATACCTGCAGAAATGGATGGCAAGTCTATCCTCAAGCTGCTGGCCACAGACCGGCCAGTCAATAG GTTCCAGTTGAACAGGAAAAGTAAATCGTGGAGAGATTCATTTCTGGTGGAGAGAGG GAAACCTCCGCACAAGAGAGCTGATGGGAAGGAAATGGCCCAGGAGGAGAATTTCCTGCCAAAATACCAGAGGGTGAAAGACTTGTGCCAGAAAGCAGAGTATCAGACCTCCTGCCAGCAGCCAGGACAG AAGTGGCAGTGTGTGGAGGACCCAACTGGCAAGCTGAGGCTGTATAAGTGTAAGGGCATGGCTAGTCTGTTTGCCCCACGTATGCAGGCTATGATGGCCAGCAGTGACTCTCAGCTGTCTCTCACGTCCAACTCTGACATCTGTAACTGCGGTGATATGGGCTTCAAAACATCTATCCTGAAGAAGAAGAGACTGCTAAGCAAAAAGA AGATGAAATCCAGTAAGTCTGTGTCCAGGAGGCGCTGGGCCCGCTCTGTCTCGTTTGAGCTGGACGGAGACCTGTATGCTGTAGAACTAGAGAGGAGCTATCAACCCCTGCGACCCAGGAACAGCAGCTGGAGCATATACAGGAGAAGAGGAGCAGGGAACGACGAAGACGGGGAAGAATTCAGTGGGATGGGAATTACATCCAAACCCACCGCTAGCAACAAACTTACAACACCTGCTGCCCTTAAAGTCACTCACAG GTGCTCCATCCTTATGAATGACACAGTTTATTGTGACGGGGGCCTCTATAAATCCCTTCAAGCATGGAAAGACCACAAACTGCACATTGAACATGAG ATTGAAACTTTGCAAACCAAAATCAAGAACCTGcgtgaggtcaaaggtcacctgAAAAAGGTGCGGCCAGAAGAATGTCAGTGTGACCCTTCCAG TTATTCCCTCAAGAATAAAGAGGCTTATCGAATCGATGTGGGACAAACCCGCTCGCTCAG AATCCCATCCAAGCAGAAAACTCAGTGGCTTCAGAAGGAACAGAAACGCAGAAAAAAACTGCGGAAATTCCTCAAGAGGCTTCAGAACAACGACACCTGCAGCATGCCTGGCCTTACCTGCTTCACCCATGACAACCATCACTGGCAGACTGCCCCCTTCTGGACAA TGGGTTCATTCTGTGCGTGCACCAGTGCCAACAACAACACATACTGGTGCCTCAGGACCATCAATGACACACACAACTTCCTGTTCTGTGAATTTGCCACCGGCTTCCTGGAATACTTTGACCTCAATATTGACCCATACCAG CTGATAAATGCTGTCAGCACTCTCGACCGCAATGCTCTGAGTTCAATGCATCAACAGCTCATGGACTTACGGGGCTGTAAAGGCCATAAGCAATGCAGCCCAGAGAAGG GAGGAAAGGAGCGAAACCACTTCAGTGAATACAG GGGGCAGATTTGGGAAGGATGGGTTGGCTAA
- the sulf2a gene encoding extracellular sulfatase Sulf-2a isoform X3, whose translation MAGGGLLPPLPLLLFLLLVGILPETQGSGYLSGYRLRSRLQKDRQSRNIRPNIILILTDDQDIELGSMQAMNKTRHIMEKGGTHFSNAFSTTPMCCPSRSSILTGKYVHNHHTYTNNENCSSPSWQAHHEPHTFAVHLNNSGYRTAFFGKYLNEYNGSYVPPGWKEWVALVKNSRFYNYTLCRNGVREKHSSNYPKDYLTDIITNDSINYFRTSKRIYPHRPVMMVLSHVAPHGPEDSAPQYSSAFPNASQHITASYNYAPNPDKHWILRYTGPMKPVHMQFTNMLQRRRMQTLLSVDDCVQKVYNMLLETGELDNTYLIYTSDHGYHIGQFGLVKGKSMAYEFDIRVPFYVRGPNVEQGSINPHIVLNIDLAPTLLDMAGIDIPAEMDGKSILKLLATDRPVNRFQLNRKSKSWRDSFLVERGKPPHKRADGKEMAQEENFLPKYQRVKDLCQKAEYQTSCQQPGQKWQCVEDPTGKLRLYKCKGMASLFAPRMQAMMASSDSQLSLTSNSDICNCGDMGFKTSILKKKRLLSKKNSSVSSYAEMKSSKSVSRRRWARSVSFELDGDLYAVELERSYQPLRPRNSSWSIYRRRGAGNDEDGEEFSGMGITSKPTASNKLTTPAALKVTHRCSILMNDTVYCDGGLYKSLQAWKDHKLHIEHEIETLQTKIKNLREVKGHLKKVRPEECQCDPSSYSLKNKEAYRIDVGQTRSLRIPSKQKTQWLQKEQKRRKKLRKFLKRLQNNDTCSMPGLTCFTHDNHHWQTAPFWTMGSFCACTSANNNTYWCLRTINDTHNFLFCEFATGFLEYFDLNIDPYQLINAVSTLDRNALSSMHQQLMDLRGCKGHKQCSPEKGGKERNHFSEYRGQIWEGWVG comes from the exons ATGGCTGGAGGGGGGCTCCTTCCCCCTCTTccacttcttctctttctacTCCTGGTGGGAATCCTTCCTGAGACCCAAGGCTCTGGTTACCTGTCTGGTTATCGGCTTAGGTCTCGTTTGCAGAAGGACCGCCAAAGTCGCAACATCCGACCCAATATCATTCTTATTCTCACTGATGATCAGGACATAGAACTGG GCTCAATGCAGGCCATGAACAAAACGCGGCACATCATGGAAAAAGGCGGCACGCATTTTTCCAATGCTTTCTCCACCACACCCATGTGCTGCCCGTCCCGTTCATCTATCCTGACCGGGAAGTACGTGCACAACCATCACACTTACACCAACAACGAGAACTGCTCCTCACCCTCGTGGCAGGCACACCATGAGCCGCACACCTTTGCTGTGCACCTCAACAATTCTGGCTACAGGACAG CCTTTTTTGGAAAGTATCTGAATGAGTACAATGGCTCCTATGTGCCCCCCGGATGGAAAGAATGGGTAGCATTGGTGAAAAACTCCCGCTTCTACAACTACACACTTTGCAGAAATGGAGTACGAGAGAAACACAGCAGTAACTATCCGAAG GACTACCTGACAGACATCATTACCAATGACAGCATCAACTACTTCCGTACGTCTAAGAGGATATATCCTCACCGGCCTGTCATGATGGTCCTGAGCCATGTTGCTCCACACGGTCCAGAGGACTCTGCCCCGCAGTACAGCTCTGCCTTCCCCAACGCATCGCAGCACAT AACCGCCAGCTACAACTATGCTCCCAACCCAGACAAGCACTGGATACTCCGCTACACTGGACCTATGAAGCCCGTCCACATGCAGTTCACTAACATGCTTCAGCGAAGGAGGATGCAGACGCTGCTGTCTGTGGATGACTGTGTGCAGAAG GTGTATAACATGCTGCTGGAGACTGGAGAACTGGACAACACCTACCTCATTTACACCTCAGACCATGGTTACCATATTGGCCAGTTCGGTTTGGTGAAGGGCAAATCAATGGCTTATGAGTTTGATATCCGCGTGCCATTTTATGTACGAGGACCTAATGTGGAGCAAGGTTCCAT TAATCCTCACATAGTGCTAAACATTGACCTGGCACCGACTCTGCTGGACATGGCTGGTATTGATATACCTGCAGAAATGGATGGCAAGTCTATCCTCAAGCTGCTGGCCACAGACCGGCCAGTCAATAG GTTCCAGTTGAACAGGAAAAGTAAATCGTGGAGAGATTCATTTCTGGTGGAGAGAGG GAAACCTCCGCACAAGAGAGCTGATGGGAAGGAAATGGCCCAGGAGGAGAATTTCCTGCCAAAATACCAGAGGGTGAAAGACTTGTGCCAGAAAGCAGAGTATCAGACCTCCTGCCAGCAGCCAGGACAG AAGTGGCAGTGTGTGGAGGACCCAACTGGCAAGCTGAGGCTGTATAAGTGTAAGGGCATGGCTAGTCTGTTTGCCCCACGTATGCAGGCTATGATGGCCAGCAGTGACTCTCAGCTGTCTCTCACGTCCAACTCTGACATCTGTAACTGCGGTGATATGGGCTTCAAAACATCTATCCTGAAGAAGAAGAGACTGCTAAGCAAAAAGA ATTCCTCTGTCTCGTCTTACGCAGAGATGAAATCCAGTAAGTCTGTGTCCAGGAGGCGCTGGGCCCGCTCTGTCTCGTTTGAGCTGGACGGAGACCTGTATGCTGTAGAACTAGAGAGGAGCTATCAACCCCTGCGACCCAGGAACAGCAGCTGGAGCATATACAGGAGAAGAGGAGCAGGGAACGACGAAGACGGGGAAGAATTCAGTGGGATGGGAATTACATCCAAACCCACCGCTAGCAACAAACTTACAACACCTGCTGCCCTTAAAGTCACTCACAG GTGCTCCATCCTTATGAATGACACAGTTTATTGTGACGGGGGCCTCTATAAATCCCTTCAAGCATGGAAAGACCACAAACTGCACATTGAACATGAG ATTGAAACTTTGCAAACCAAAATCAAGAACCTGcgtgaggtcaaaggtcacctgAAAAAGGTGCGGCCAGAAGAATGTCAGTGTGACCCTTCCAG TTATTCCCTCAAGAATAAAGAGGCTTATCGAATCGATGTGGGACAAACCCGCTCGCTCAG AATCCCATCCAAGCAGAAAACTCAGTGGCTTCAGAAGGAACAGAAACGCAGAAAAAAACTGCGGAAATTCCTCAAGAGGCTTCAGAACAACGACACCTGCAGCATGCCTGGCCTTACCTGCTTCACCCATGACAACCATCACTGGCAGACTGCCCCCTTCTGGACAA TGGGTTCATTCTGTGCGTGCACCAGTGCCAACAACAACACATACTGGTGCCTCAGGACCATCAATGACACACACAACTTCCTGTTCTGTGAATTTGCCACCGGCTTCCTGGAATACTTTGACCTCAATATTGACCCATACCAG CTGATAAATGCTGTCAGCACTCTCGACCGCAATGCTCTGAGTTCAATGCATCAACAGCTCATGGACTTACGGGGCTGTAAAGGCCATAAGCAATGCAGCCCAGAGAAGG GAGGAAAGGAGCGAAACCACTTCAGTGAATACAG GGGGCAGATTTGGGAAGGATGGGTTGGCTAA